One genomic window of Polaromonas sp. SP1 includes the following:
- a CDS encoding CmpA/NrtA family ABC transporter substrate-binding protein: MTQQSYGPLKPARRDFIKKAGAAGSAALFTGMLPGGAWAAGSDAPEKKEVKIGFIPLTDCASVVMASVLGIDQKYGVKIIPTKEASWAGVRDKLVNGELDFAHVLYGLIYGVHMGTAGPKKDMAVLMTLNNNGQAITLSKKLADKGAVDGAGLAKLMASDKREYTFAQTFPTGTHAMWLYYWLAANGINPMKDAKVITVPPPQMVANMRVGNMDGYCVGEPWGHRAIIDGIGVTAVTTQDIWKDHPEKVLGTTAEFVQKYPNTARAVTAAIIEAGKWIDASLTNKNKMAETVADKSYVNTSVDAINQRILGRYQNGMGKTWDDPNYMKFYNDGAVSFPYLSDGMWFLTQHKRWGLIKEHPDYLGIAKTINQIDIYKEAATAAKASVPKDVMRTSKLLDGTVWDGKDPKKYADSFKIRA, encoded by the coding sequence ATGACGCAGCAGTCTTATGGCCCTCTCAAACCCGCCCGCCGCGACTTCATCAAAAAAGCCGGCGCCGCCGGCAGCGCTGCGCTGTTTACCGGCATGCTTCCGGGCGGCGCCTGGGCGGCAGGCTCGGACGCACCTGAAAAGAAAGAAGTCAAGATCGGCTTCATTCCCCTGACCGACTGCGCCTCAGTGGTGATGGCCTCGGTGCTGGGGATCGACCAGAAATACGGCGTCAAGATCATCCCCACCAAAGAAGCCAGCTGGGCCGGCGTGCGCGACAAGCTGGTCAACGGCGAGCTGGACTTCGCCCACGTGCTCTACGGCCTGATCTACGGCGTGCACATGGGCACCGCCGGCCCCAAGAAAGACATGGCCGTGCTGATGACCCTCAACAACAACGGCCAGGCCATCACGTTGTCCAAAAAACTCGCCGACAAGGGCGCCGTCGACGGCGCCGGACTTGCGAAACTGATGGCGAGCGACAAGCGCGAATACACCTTCGCACAGACCTTCCCCACCGGCACGCACGCGATGTGGCTGTACTACTGGCTGGCGGCCAACGGCATCAACCCGATGAAGGACGCCAAGGTCATTACCGTGCCGCCCCCGCAAATGGTGGCCAACATGCGCGTGGGCAACATGGACGGCTACTGCGTGGGTGAGCCCTGGGGCCACCGCGCCATCATCGACGGCATCGGCGTGACCGCCGTGACCACCCAGGACATCTGGAAGGATCACCCTGAAAAAGTGCTGGGCACCACTGCCGAGTTTGTACAGAAATACCCCAACACCGCGCGCGCCGTCACCGCCGCCATCATCGAGGCCGGCAAATGGATTGACGCCAGCCTCACCAATAAAAACAAGATGGCCGAGACCGTGGCCGACAAGAGCTACGTCAACACCAGCGTCGACGCCATCAACCAGCGCATCCTGGGCCGCTACCAGAACGGCATGGGCAAGACCTGGGACGACCCGAACTACATGAAGTTCTACAACGACGGCGCGGTGAGCTTCCCTTACCTGTCCGACGGCATGTGGTTCCTCACGCAGCACAAGCGCTGGGGCCTGATCAAGGAGCACCCGGACTACCTTGGCATCGCCAAAACGATCAACCAGATCGACATCTACAAAGAGGCCGCCACCGCCGCCAAAGCAAGTGTTCCGAAGGACGTGATGCGCACCAGCAAGCTGCTCGACGGCACGGTCTGGGACGGCAAGGACCCGAAAAAGTACGCGGACTCTTTCAAGATCCGCGCCTGA
- a CDS encoding nitrate regulatory protein, with translation MKSGLSFLVAARQCEIGELEQLALTSELVNAIGRLIHALQKERGISNVFLGSQGTRFADQRAQQVAECERVQQFVRTHFDALDTDPSRVRNGARLFSRIAFVLHALDALPALRQRVSTQATTADESTTSFSRLIAGLLVVVFEAADSATDPEISRALVAMFNFMQGKEFAGQERACGAATFASGHTDAARQQQWQHLIESQERCFEVFTDFADPAVLNAWIALQAVESIAELERLRRTGCTPNAGGRLDANLSQTWFDCCTQRIDAMKTVEDLLAANLRGLCERKIAQAHAELRDQKAILDELSRQADTGPHAPAHYGPQLERSILGLVQEQAHRLQVMSDELETVRAALNERKVVERAKGLLMATRKLSEDDAYKMLRQTAMSQNRRLLDVAESVLAMADYL, from the coding sequence ATGAAGTCCGGACTCAGTTTTCTTGTTGCTGCGCGCCAATGCGAAATCGGCGAACTCGAGCAGCTCGCGCTCACCAGCGAGCTGGTCAATGCCATTGGCCGCCTGATCCATGCACTGCAAAAGGAACGGGGCATTTCCAATGTATTTCTGGGCTCGCAGGGCACCCGCTTTGCCGACCAGCGCGCGCAGCAGGTTGCCGAGTGCGAGCGTGTCCAGCAGTTCGTGCGCACGCATTTCGACGCGCTGGACACCGACCCTTCCCGCGTGCGTAACGGCGCGCGCCTCTTCAGCCGCATCGCGTTTGTGCTGCACGCGCTGGATGCCCTGCCGGCGCTGCGCCAGCGCGTCAGCACCCAGGCAACCACGGCCGACGAGTCCACCACAAGCTTCTCGCGGCTGATTGCCGGCTTGCTGGTGGTTGTCTTCGAGGCGGCCGACAGCGCCACCGACCCCGAGATTTCCCGTGCGCTGGTGGCCATGTTCAACTTCATGCAGGGCAAGGAGTTTGCGGGACAGGAGCGTGCCTGCGGCGCCGCCACCTTCGCTTCGGGCCATACGGACGCCGCGCGCCAGCAGCAGTGGCAGCACCTGATTGAATCGCAGGAGCGCTGCTTCGAGGTGTTCACCGATTTTGCGGATCCGGCCGTGCTGAACGCCTGGATCGCCCTGCAGGCGGTTGAATCCATCGCTGAACTGGAGCGCCTGCGCCGCACAGGCTGCACCCCGAATGCCGGTGGCAGGCTGGACGCCAACCTGAGCCAGACCTGGTTTGACTGCTGCACGCAGCGCATCGACGCGATGAAAACCGTAGAAGACCTGCTCGCGGCCAACCTGCGCGGGCTGTGCGAACGCAAGATCGCCCAGGCACATGCCGAACTGCGCGACCAGAAAGCCATCCTGGATGAACTCTCGCGCCAGGCCGACACAGGCCCGCACGCCCCCGCGCACTACGGGCCCCAGCTGGAACGCTCCATCCTCGGCCTGGTGCAGGAGCAGGCCCATCGCCTGCAGGTCATGAGCGACGAACTTGAGACCGTACGGGCCGCACTCAACGAGCGCAAGGTGGTGGAACGCGCCAAAGGCCTGCTGATGGCCACCCGCAAGCTCAGCGAAGACGATGCCTACAAGATGCTGCGGCAAACCGCCATGAGCCAAAACCGCCGGCTGCTGGACGTGGCCGAATCCGTGCTGGCGATGGCCGACTACCTTTAA
- the tsaD gene encoding tRNA (adenosine(37)-N6)-threonylcarbamoyltransferase complex transferase subunit TsaD, whose protein sequence is MLVLGIESSCDETGVALVDAGGSGVPRLLSHALFSQIDMHQAYGGVVPELASRDHIRRVLPLTHQVMAEAGSSLALVDVVAYTRGPGLAGALLVGAGVACSLAAALGKPAMGVHHLEGHLLSPFLSADPPEFPFVALLVSGGHTQLMRVDRVGSYELLGETIDDAAGEAFDKSAKLMGLPYPGGPHLSKLAQGGDGAAFKLPRPLLHSGDLDFSFAGLKTAVLTQAKKLGPDLESRKADLAASTQAAIVEVLVKKSLAAMTQTGLKRLVVAGGVGANALLRSQLNAVCKQRGIRVHYPELHLCTDNGAMIALAAGMRLQAGLETLKGGYTFDVKPRWELAPTVARSA, encoded by the coding sequence ATGCTGGTATTGGGAATCGAGTCTTCTTGTGATGAAACGGGCGTGGCGCTGGTGGATGCCGGCGGCAGCGGCGTGCCGCGGCTGCTGTCGCACGCGCTGTTCAGCCAGATCGACATGCACCAGGCGTATGGCGGCGTGGTGCCTGAGCTGGCCAGCCGCGACCATATCCGGCGCGTCTTGCCCCTGACGCACCAGGTGATGGCGGAGGCGGGCAGCAGCCTGGCACTGGTCGATGTGGTGGCGTACACGCGCGGCCCCGGCCTGGCGGGCGCGTTGCTGGTGGGCGCGGGCGTGGCCTGCTCGCTGGCGGCGGCGCTGGGCAAGCCGGCGATGGGCGTGCATCACCTCGAGGGGCATTTGCTGTCGCCCTTCCTGAGCGCCGACCCGCCGGAGTTTCCTTTTGTGGCGCTGCTGGTGTCCGGCGGCCACACCCAGCTGATGCGGGTGGACCGCGTGGGCAGCTACGAGTTGCTGGGCGAAACCATTGATGACGCGGCCGGTGAGGCCTTTGACAAGTCGGCCAAGCTGATGGGCTTGCCCTATCCCGGCGGGCCGCATTTGTCGAAGCTGGCTCAAGGCGGTGACGGCGCGGCCTTCAAGTTGCCGCGGCCCTTGCTGCACAGCGGCGACCTGGATTTTTCATTTGCCGGGCTGAAAACTGCGGTGCTGACGCAGGCCAAAAAACTGGGGCCTGACCTGGAAAGCCGCAAGGCCGATTTGGCGGCGTCTACGCAAGCGGCGATTGTGGAAGTGCTGGTGAAAAAATCATTGGCAGCCATGACGCAAACCGGGCTGAAACGCCTGGTGGTGGCCGGTGGCGTGGGCGCCAATGCACTGCTGCGCAGCCAGCTCAACGCCGTGTGCAAACAACGCGGCATTCGTGTGCATTACCCCGAACTGCATTTGTGCACCGACAACGGCGCGATGATTGCGCTGGCGGCCGGCATGCGCCTGCAGGCGGGGCTTGAAACGCTCAAAGGCGGCTACACGTTTGACGTGAAGCCGCGCTGGGAACTGGCCCCCACGGTCGCTCGCTCTGCGTAG
- a CDS encoding Hsp20/alpha crystallin family protein: protein MFYSLAHRPARAFHRHYAPVVSNGALENFLNDTFSSLSDTGAVTTAKAASVEDQEKAYTLQLDVPGLAREQLDISIEGDVVRIASKEEASRKVKAAWRFPLEIDTANSSAKLENGVLTLTLGKKIPVSNVTRLDIQ from the coding sequence ATGTTTTACTCTCTCGCCCATCGCCCCGCCCGCGCCTTTCATCGTCACTACGCCCCTGTCGTGAGCAACGGCGCCCTGGAAAACTTCCTCAACGACACCTTCTCTTCGCTGTCTGACACCGGCGCCGTTACCACCGCCAAGGCCGCAAGCGTGGAAGACCAGGAAAAAGCCTACACCCTGCAACTCGACGTGCCCGGCCTGGCCCGCGAGCAACTGGACATCAGCATCGAAGGCGATGTGGTTCGCATTGCCAGCAAAGAAGAAGCAAGCCGCAAGGTCAAGGCCGCATGGCGCTTCCCGCTGGAAATCGACACCGCCAACAGCTCGGCCAAACTCGAGAACGGTGTGTTGACCTTGACGCTGGGCAAGAAGATCCCGGTCAGCAACGTGACGCGCCTCGACATTCAATAA
- a CDS encoding branched-chain amino acid ABC transporter substrate-binding protein, whose product MQKHLKRLFAALCLGASLGAGAQTAAQAPVPAPVRIALIESMSGAFANTGEAVFRNLVWATERVNARGGVKLAGGPRNLVIERYDNKGQNEEALAALRSAIDDGVTIIAQGNSSAIAAVLIDAINKHNEREPNKRVLFLNYSAVDPILTNEKCSYWHFRFDAHADMRMAALMDVLKDDKALKSIYLIGQDYSFGQAVLREARKQLGVQRPDVQVVGDELHALGRVKDFIPYAVKIKASGAQAVLTGNWGNDLTLLIKAAKEVGYEGKFYTFYGNALGVPGALGDAGVGKVVAVADWFPNEPGAQSEAFYQSFRQRFPKPQDDYVHMRMQLMMESLAQSIDKAGSADAGAVAAQMERSTVTFAGHKGVMRAADHQFQQPLLVALMGKQGSPGVKFDVEGSGYGFRVIKTISPERAEQPNSCKMVRP is encoded by the coding sequence ATGCAGAAACACTTGAAACGCCTGTTCGCGGCCCTATGTCTCGGCGCCTCGCTGGGCGCCGGCGCGCAGACGGCCGCCCAGGCGCCGGTGCCGGCACCTGTTCGTATTGCGCTCATCGAAAGCATGTCAGGCGCTTTCGCCAACACCGGTGAAGCGGTGTTCCGCAACCTGGTCTGGGCCACCGAGCGCGTGAATGCGCGCGGCGGCGTGAAGCTCGCGGGCGGGCCGCGCAACCTGGTCATTGAGCGCTACGACAACAAGGGCCAGAACGAAGAAGCGCTGGCGGCACTGCGCTCAGCCATTGATGACGGGGTGACCATCATTGCGCAGGGCAACTCGTCGGCGATTGCCGCCGTGCTGATCGACGCCATCAACAAACACAACGAGCGCGAGCCGAACAAGCGCGTGCTGTTCCTCAATTACTCGGCGGTCGACCCGATCCTGACGAACGAGAAATGCAGCTACTGGCATTTCCGTTTTGACGCACATGCCGATATGCGCATGGCGGCGCTGATGGATGTACTCAAGGACGACAAGGCGCTCAAAAGCATTTACCTGATCGGCCAGGACTACAGCTTCGGCCAGGCCGTGCTGCGCGAAGCGCGCAAGCAGCTCGGTGTGCAGCGCCCGGATGTGCAGGTCGTGGGCGACGAGTTGCATGCGCTCGGCCGCGTCAAGGACTTCATTCCCTACGCCGTGAAGATCAAGGCCAGCGGTGCGCAGGCGGTGCTGACGGGCAACTGGGGCAACGACCTGACGCTGCTGATCAAGGCCGCCAAAGAGGTCGGTTACGAAGGCAAGTTCTACACCTTCTACGGCAACGCGCTCGGCGTGCCGGGTGCGCTGGGCGATGCGGGTGTGGGCAAGGTGGTGGCGGTGGCAGACTGGTTCCCCAATGAGCCGGGCGCGCAGTCCGAGGCCTTCTACCAATCCTTCCGCCAGCGCTTTCCCAAACCGCAGGACGACTATGTTCACATGCGCATGCAGCTCATGATGGAGTCACTGGCCCAAAGTATCGACAAGGCGGGCAGCGCCGACGCCGGTGCGGTGGCGGCGCAGATGGAGCGCAGCACGGTCACCTTTGCGGGCCACAAGGGCGTGATGCGCGCGGCGGACCACCAGTTCCAGCAGCCGCTGCTGGTGGCGCTGATGGGCAAGCAGGGCTCGCCGGGGGTGAAGTTTGATGTGGAAGGCTCGGGCTACGGCTTTCGCGTCATCAAGACGATTTCGCCGGAGCGGGCCGAGCAGCCGAACAGCTGCAAGATGGTCCGGCCCTGA
- a CDS encoding pyridoxal phosphate-dependent aminotransferase, which yields MTDRRRQADRNTPMRQAVLNLEESMIRQVANAGMGRTDVLKFWFGESDEVTPAFIRDAAATSLQQGETFYAHNLGLPELREAIAAYATGLRCAGAAPITAERIAVTSGGVNALMLAVQALVDAGDEVVAVTPVWPNLTAQPAIMGAQVRCVSLRPVAGEWRLDVAELLAAITPKTRLLIVNAPNNPTGWTLSRAEQEAILAHCRKTGTWILADEVYERLYYEPTPNGCAPSFLDIAAPDDRLVVVHSFSKSFLMTGWRLGWLVMPATMTPHMGKLVEFNTSCAPVFVQRAGLVAIERTADITPRVVAHLKTCRDTLVPLLQAVPGVQLAPAKGGMYAFFRLEDPSDPTRFGVSLETAKRLVVEAGLGLAPGNAFMVNPGPEAQGWLRWCFASQDVARLGQGVERLRRWLGA from the coding sequence ATTACTGACAGACGCCGGCAGGCAGATCGAAACACTCCCATGAGACAGGCCGTTTTAAACCTTGAAGAATCCATGATCCGCCAGGTGGCCAATGCCGGCATGGGGCGCACTGATGTGCTCAAGTTCTGGTTTGGCGAGAGCGATGAAGTGACGCCGGCGTTTATCCGCGATGCGGCGGCCACTTCGCTGCAGCAGGGCGAGACTTTTTATGCGCACAACCTGGGCCTGCCCGAGTTGCGGGAGGCGATTGCCGCCTATGCCACAGGCCTGCGCTGCGCCGGTGCCGCGCCTATCACGGCTGAGCGCATTGCGGTGACCTCGGGCGGCGTCAATGCGCTGATGCTGGCGGTGCAGGCGCTGGTGGATGCGGGCGACGAGGTGGTGGCCGTGACACCGGTCTGGCCCAATCTGACGGCCCAGCCGGCCATCATGGGCGCGCAGGTCCGATGCGTCAGCCTCAGGCCGGTGGCAGGCGAGTGGCGGCTGGACGTGGCCGAATTGCTGGCCGCCATCACGCCTAAAACCAGGCTGCTGATCGTCAACGCGCCCAACAACCCCACGGGCTGGACCCTGTCGCGCGCCGAGCAGGAGGCCATCCTGGCGCATTGCCGAAAAACCGGTACCTGGATCCTGGCTGACGAGGTGTATGAGCGGCTGTATTACGAACCCACGCCCAATGGCTGTGCGCCCAGTTTTCTCGATATAGCGGCGCCGGACGACCGCCTGGTGGTCGTTCACAGCTTTTCCAAGAGCTTTTTGATGACCGGCTGGCGCCTGGGCTGGCTGGTGATGCCGGCCACCATGACGCCTCACATGGGCAAGCTGGTGGAGTTCAATACCTCCTGCGCGCCGGTGTTCGTGCAGCGGGCCGGGCTGGTGGCGATTGAACGCACCGCCGACATCACCCCCCGGGTGGTGGCCCACCTGAAAACCTGCCGGGACACCCTGGTGCCGCTGCTTCAGGCGGTGCCGGGCGTCCAATTGGCGCCGGCCAAAGGCGGCATGTACGCCTTTTTCCGGCTGGAGGACCCCTCAGACCCCACTCGCTTCGGCGTCTCGCTGGAAACGGCCAAGCGGCTGGTGGTGGAGGCCGGGCTGGGCCTGGCGCCGGGCAATGCCTTTATGGTCAACCCGGGGCCCGAGGCCCAGGGCTGGCTGCGCTGGTGTTTCGCCAGCCAGGACGTCGCCAGGCTGGGGCAGGGGGTGGAGCGCCTCAGGCGCTGGCTTGGGGCCTGA
- the rpsO gene encoding 30S ribosomal protein S15: MIAKSVKAEIVQANARAAGDTGSPEVQVALLTGRINELTPHFKANAKDHHGRRGLLRMVSRRRKLLDYLKSKDADRYTALIAKLGLRK, encoded by the coding sequence ATGATTGCAAAATCAGTCAAGGCCGAAATCGTTCAGGCCAACGCACGTGCCGCCGGCGACACCGGCAGCCCTGAAGTTCAAGTGGCGCTGCTGACCGGCCGCATCAACGAACTGACCCCCCATTTCAAGGCCAACGCCAAGGATCACCACGGCCGCCGCGGTCTGCTGCGCATGGTGAGCCGCCGCCGCAAGCTGCTGGACTACCTCAAGTCCAAAGATGCTGACCGTTACACCGCGCTGATCGCCAAGCTTGGCCTGCGCAAGTAA